In one Pseudodesulfovibrio tunisiensis genomic region, the following are encoded:
- a CDS encoding ABC transporter permease: MKSIFRYGGVILVIGLLWKLAAMNMGAILPPPEDAGIAFVRAMGTRIFWEHFWVSAYRAVAGMAIAWIVAFPLGLVMGSVKRVDELLAPFVFLTYPIPKIVLLPVLLLLLGLGDSAKIAMIVMILGYQILVTTRDGVKSVHPKYCDSVRSLGGTRRHVLMEVLVPAALPHGFTALRLGTGVSVAVLFFVESFATTRGLGYMIMDAWGAMDYVTMFSGILGMSLLGAALYECANLLERRACRWMFMRGKH, from the coding sequence CTGAAATCGATTTTTCGCTACGGCGGCGTGATTCTGGTCATCGGTCTGCTCTGGAAGCTGGCCGCCATGAACATGGGCGCGATCCTTCCTCCGCCGGAGGATGCCGGAATCGCGTTTGTTCGTGCCATGGGCACCCGGATTTTCTGGGAGCATTTCTGGGTCAGCGCCTATCGCGCTGTGGCGGGCATGGCCATTGCGTGGATCGTGGCCTTTCCGCTCGGGCTGGTCATGGGCAGCGTCAAGCGTGTGGATGAGCTGCTGGCCCCGTTCGTCTTTCTGACCTATCCCATTCCCAAGATCGTGCTGCTGCCCGTGCTGCTGCTTCTCCTCGGATTGGGGGACAGCGCCAAGATCGCCATGATCGTCATGATTCTGGGATACCAGATACTCGTCACTACCCGGGACGGCGTGAAGAGCGTCCATCCCAAATACTGCGACTCGGTTCGTTCGCTTGGTGGCACGCGGCGGCATGTGCTCATGGAAGTGCTGGTGCCTGCTGCGCTGCCGCATGGATTCACTGCGCTCCGGCTGGGAACCGGCGTGTCGGTCGCCGTACTGTTTTTCGTGGAATCCTTTGCCACCACCCGGGGGCTTGGATATATGATAATGGACGCCTGGGGCGCCATGGATTATGTTACCATGTTCAGCGGCATTCTGGGCATGAGCCTGCTCGGCGCGGCCCTGTATGAATGCGCGAACCTGCTCGAGCGGCGTGCGTGCCGCTGGATGTTCATGAGAGGAAAGCATTGA
- a CDS encoding ABC transporter substrate-binding protein, translating to MRKLIFALAMLGVLCFGSDAGAENVKIRFGILPVLDTLPLQVAVRDGLFQAHGLDVELVPFASALERDTAMQAGQLDGYFGDLIATYMLIQKQVPMYIALTSWRTRPGNPMFGIALSPANRDAQLDSLKGVKIGYSRSTIMEFLLDKMEARLGVGKGHFERVEVKKIPIRMQMLLTDQLGASLLPEPLLSLVRLKGGSVIATCDELDVPLTVLCLHKRYFDNGATQYSAFVDAYAEAVEHIRANPENYRRLMAETCRIPKPLAPKFPVYDFPLPAMPSDAELDEVEQWMVAHGLLERELPNEMVLAPVLP from the coding sequence ATGAGGAAACTGATCTTCGCCTTGGCGATGCTGGGCGTGCTGTGTTTCGGGTCCGATGCCGGGGCGGAAAACGTGAAAATTCGGTTCGGGATACTGCCTGTTCTGGATACGCTGCCGCTTCAGGTCGCGGTTCGGGATGGCCTGTTTCAGGCGCATGGTCTGGACGTGGAACTGGTGCCGTTCGCCTCGGCTCTGGAGCGCGACACCGCCATGCAGGCCGGGCAGCTCGACGGATATTTCGGCGACCTGATCGCCACGTACATGCTCATCCAGAAACAGGTGCCCATGTACATCGCCCTGACTTCCTGGCGCACCAGACCCGGCAATCCCATGTTCGGCATTGCCCTGTCTCCGGCCAACAGGGACGCGCAGCTCGATTCGCTCAAGGGCGTGAAGATCGGCTATTCCCGCTCCACCATCATGGAATTCCTGCTGGACAAGATGGAGGCGCGCCTTGGTGTGGGAAAGGGGCATTTCGAGCGCGTGGAGGTCAAGAAGATTCCCATCCGCATGCAGATGCTGCTCACCGACCAGCTTGGTGCATCCCTGCTGCCCGAACCGCTTCTCTCCCTTGTGCGGCTCAAGGGCGGCAGCGTGATTGCCACCTGCGACGAACTGGATGTCCCCCTGACCGTGCTCTGCCTGCACAAGAGGTATTTCGACAACGGGGCAACGCAGTACAGCGCATTTGTGGACGCGTACGCCGAGGCCGTCGAACACATCAGGGCCAATCCCGAGAACTATCGCCGGCTCATGGCGGAAACCTGCCGCATTCCCAAGCCGCTTGCACCGAAATTTCCGGTCTATGATTTTCCGCTTCCGGCCATGCCTTCGGATGCCGAGCTGGATGAAGTGGAGCAGTGGATGGTGGCGCACGGCCTGCTGGAGCGCGAACTGCCCAATGAAATGGTGCTTGCGCCGGTGCTGCCGTAG
- a CDS encoding chemotaxis protein, with product MSTPRNNSVDTGILLETGTNELEILEFYISETRKEGEPPVPNYFGINVAKVMQVIETPNLEPPESAPHPSFMGTIPLRDHILPVLDLSVWLELDMPKTERDIVIVTEFSQSVTGFLVSGVTEIHRVGWGEVIPPSGVISSSTDAIIGLVDKGDRFIQLLDLETILSQFTQRDDLEVEVADQRYTALVADDSATIRTMLQEHLTEANFNIIMVTNGKDALDKIFQLKEQALEEGCDITELVNVVISDIEMPLMDGFSLTKNIKQDEVLQILPVILYSSIITKELKHKGDSVGANLQITKPDIHTIPGRAIGLIKGGNPE from the coding sequence ATGAGCACCCCACGGAACAACTCCGTAGATACCGGAATTCTGTTGGAAACCGGCACCAACGAGCTGGAAATACTTGAATTCTACATCAGTGAGACACGCAAGGAAGGAGAACCGCCGGTTCCCAATTACTTCGGCATCAACGTGGCCAAGGTCATGCAGGTGATCGAAACTCCGAATCTGGAACCGCCGGAGTCTGCTCCGCATCCGTCCTTCATGGGCACGATCCCTCTGCGCGATCACATCCTTCCGGTCCTCGACCTTTCGGTCTGGCTGGAGCTGGACATGCCCAAAACCGAACGGGACATCGTCATTGTCACGGAATTCAGCCAATCCGTCACCGGCTTCCTCGTGTCCGGAGTCACGGAAATCCACAGAGTGGGCTGGGGCGAGGTCATTCCGCCCAGTGGCGTGATCTCCAGCAGCACGGATGCCATCATCGGACTCGTGGACAAGGGCGACCGCTTCATCCAGCTTCTGGATCTGGAAACCATCCTGTCCCAGTTCACACAGCGGGACGATCTGGAAGTGGAAGTGGCGGACCAGCGCTACACGGCCCTTGTAGCGGACGACTCCGCCACGATCCGCACCATGCTGCAGGAGCACCTGACCGAAGCCAACTTCAACATCATCATGGTCACCAACGGCAAGGATGCCCTGGACAAGATCTTTCAACTCAAGGAACAGGCTCTTGAGGAAGGATGCGACATCACCGAACTGGTGAATGTGGTCATTTCCGACATTGAAATGCCACTCATGGACGGTTTCAGCCTGACCAAGAACATCAAGCAGGATGAAGTCTTGCAAATACTGCCCGTCATACTGTATTCTTCCATCATCACCAAGGAACTGAAGCACAAGGGCGACTCTGTCGGTGCAAACCTGCAGATAACCAAGCCGGACATCCATACCATCCCCGGCAGAGCCATAGGACTTATCAAAGGCGGTAATCCGGAATGA
- the tpx gene encoding thiol peroxidase — translation MPERSGAVAFMGNGLTLVGPEISVGDNAPDFSALDTNLNDRTLKDYAGRVLVIACVPSLDTPVCDMETRRFNTEAAALGDDIRILTVSMDLPFAQARWCGAAGVDAVETLSDHRDASFGLAWGALVKELRLLTRAVFVVDRKGVVRHVQYVPEITEEPDYEAALEAARKAAS, via the coding sequence ATGCCGGAGAGAAGCGGAGCCGTCGCATTCATGGGCAACGGATTGACCTTGGTGGGACCGGAAATCAGTGTTGGCGATAATGCGCCTGATTTCAGTGCCTTGGATACGAATTTGAATGACAGGACCCTGAAGGATTATGCCGGTCGCGTGCTGGTGATCGCGTGCGTGCCGTCCTTGGATACACCTGTTTGCGACATGGAAACCAGACGGTTCAACACTGAGGCCGCAGCCCTTGGCGATGATATCCGGATTTTGACCGTCAGCATGGATCTTCCCTTTGCTCAGGCACGCTGGTGCGGGGCGGCGGGCGTGGATGCGGTCGAAACCCTTTCCGATCATCGGGATGCCAGTTTCGGGCTGGCGTGGGGCGCTCTGGTCAAGGAACTGCGTCTTCTGACACGGGCCGTTTTCGTGGTGGATCGCAAGGGAGTGGTGCGGCATGTCCAGTATGTTCCCGAAATTACCGAGGAGCCGGATTACGAGGCCGCTCTGGAGGCTGCCCGAAAGGCCGCTTCCTGA
- a CDS encoding PhoH family protein, whose translation MSEGKALTTKLEFDDGRLASQLFGPQNTHLKLLGERLDVRVESRGATVIIRAEDHDAEARAEIAAKVLTQLYAMIRAGKSVYAQDVDFACRVLERQPSADVGNVFKTDLFAGTARKAIAPKSLNQREYLQAIRESDLTFAVGPAGTGKTYLAVAMAVGALSRREVKRIVLTRPAVEAGEKLGFLPGDMAEKINPYLRPLYDALHDMLDFNKVGELQETGVIEVAPLAFMRGRTLNDAFVILDEAQNTTPEQMKMFLTRLGFGSRAVVTGDVTQIDLPSHARSGLLHARRILTDVKGISFVDFDDRDVVRHPLVGRIVQAYDRFEERGE comes from the coding sequence ATGTCGGAGGGAAAAGCCCTGACAACCAAACTGGAATTCGATGACGGACGGCTGGCCAGCCAGTTGTTCGGACCGCAGAATACGCATCTGAAACTGCTGGGTGAACGGCTGGATGTGCGTGTCGAGAGTCGCGGTGCGACCGTGATCATCCGCGCCGAGGACCATGATGCCGAGGCCCGGGCCGAAATCGCGGCCAAGGTGCTGACGCAGCTCTACGCCATGATTCGGGCCGGAAAATCCGTGTATGCGCAGGACGTGGATTTTGCCTGCCGCGTGCTGGAGCGGCAACCGTCTGCGGATGTGGGCAATGTGTTCAAGACGGATTTGTTCGCCGGAACCGCGCGCAAGGCCATTGCGCCCAAGTCCCTGAATCAGCGCGAATATCTTCAGGCCATCCGCGAATCGGATCTGACCTTTGCGGTCGGTCCGGCCGGAACCGGCAAGACCTATCTGGCCGTGGCCATGGCCGTGGGGGCACTCAGCCGTCGCGAGGTCAAGCGCATCGTGTTGACCCGTCCGGCCGTGGAGGCCGGGGAAAAGCTCGGGTTCCTGCCCGGGGACATGGCCGAGAAGATCAACCCGTATCTGCGTCCCTTGTACGACGCCCTGCACGACATGCTGGATTTCAACAAGGTCGGGGAATTGCAGGAGACCGGGGTCATCGAGGTCGCGCCTCTTGCCTTCATGCGCGGTCGCACCCTGAACGATGCGTTCGTGATTCTGGACGAGGCACAGAACACCACGCCGGAGCAGATGAAGATGTTTCTCACCCGGCTCGGATTCGGTTCCCGTGCCGTGGTCACCGGCGACGTGACCCAGATCGACCTGCCGAGCCATGCCCGGTCCGGGCTGCTCCATGCGCGGCGCATTCTGACCGATGTGAAGGGCATCAGCTTTGTGGATTTCGACGACAGGGACGTGGTGCGGCATCCGCTCGTGGGCCGTATTGTTCAGGCGTACGACAGGTTCGAGGAACGCGGGGAATAG
- a CDS encoding Hpt domain-containing protein — protein sequence MTPVRDHVLEIFIEETEERLNNIEAGLLELEKCGDHCDPDLVNSVFRDAHSVKAGCNLLKLHTIEDLAHKLENVLELIRRDKLAPTELVITASLEAVDKLRELVEDVENSDGVSIRLHTAMLDNAIQMGGASV from the coding sequence ATGACCCCAGTTCGAGACCATGTGCTCGAAATATTCATTGAAGAGACCGAAGAACGGCTCAACAACATCGAGGCAGGCCTGCTGGAACTGGAAAAATGCGGGGATCACTGCGATCCCGATCTCGTCAATTCCGTGTTCCGGGATGCGCACTCGGTCAAGGCCGGCTGCAACCTGCTCAAGTTGCACACCATCGAAGACCTTGCCCACAAGCTGGAAAATGTTCTCGAACTCATCCGACGGGACAAGCTTGCGCCTACCGAGCTTGTCATCACGGCCAGCCTGGAGGCCGTGGACAAACTCCGCGAACTTGTGGAGGACGTGGAAAACAGCGACGGTGTCAGCATCCGGTTGCACACGGCCATGCTCGACAACGCCATCCAGATGGGCGGCGCTTCGGTCTGA
- a CDS encoding NAD-glutamate dehydrogenase domain-containing protein, which yields MTIAEGSSPMEIRDKVGSRLQDSVNALVPWFYENMPEYYFRTHGEEEQIRHLMGIVSGLVREDRQAIALHSPCGTKVTHITPGGDMKALVQVLEPYIDRDIQIARIYSSRDDSLRLDTLLFGPQPQCATDGGNFRAALAELAGEQTSLPGDTGEFEHFLSSVSEDYVEKFDPQRAVRHFNTCGCLIGRERVQVMLEKDVHPGFDRISVAMANPPRRALLLRIIKVLAWESIPVDRAYADEFELDGNTVAIMSFYLNRERIDMDPQSERWLRLERQLKLVKWFAFHGLEALASENGWELGKVMLMQAASEFVHQFLMRKNIHAYTSSRIVYTILKHRELAEKLFGYFDARFNPEIAGDRKALMLERRNAVRQALRNVGDQVARDILTYVYKFFRYTLRTNYYLPEKAGLSFRLDPLILAPMPREERPYGIYCFHGPYSFGFHVRYRDTARGGVRVVRTWSQEQFELESNRLFDEVTKLASAQQIKNKDIPEGGSKAVILLGPDGDIDLAVKSMVDSFLDLIAVPEDAEGFVQPGVVDYLNREEIIFLGPDENITPAHIQWMADRAERRGYKWPSAFMSSKPGAGIAHKQYGVTSEGVVVFADEVLKTLGIDPKRDPFTVKITGGPAGDVASNVVRILFREYGDNARIVAMTDGHGAIFDPDGLDRRELLRLMDKSLKTADFDPARLKSDSAFVVSTNDPDGVRIRNELHNIVVADLFIPSGGRPDTINASNWKEFLQRDGTPSARGIIEGANIFISPDARLHLEKAGVLAVPGPSANKTGVICSSYEILAGLVISEEEFIGIKDEYVAQLLDILRLRARSEARTLMREYKLAGGRKSLIGLAFQISRSIISLADRIAVILDKGLEKVADDPRLCNELFAYCPAVLVEKYGERLVNDLPRKHQLALLASFISAKMVYQEGIGWAENLTNVRDVRDVLFSYLEEEDRVGALVEEIRKAGLADEDVIAEILESSGRKHLTLARLGLA from the coding sequence ATGACTATTGCAGAGGGTTCCAGCCCGATGGAAATTCGGGATAAAGTGGGAAGCAGGCTACAGGATTCGGTGAACGCTCTTGTGCCGTGGTTCTACGAGAACATGCCGGAATACTATTTCCGGACCCATGGCGAAGAGGAGCAGATACGCCATCTCATGGGCATTGTGTCCGGACTGGTGCGTGAAGACAGGCAGGCCATTGCCCTGCACAGCCCGTGCGGCACCAAGGTGACGCACATCACGCCCGGCGGAGACATGAAGGCCCTGGTACAGGTCCTGGAGCCGTACATCGATCGCGATATCCAGATCGCGCGAATCTATTCCAGCCGGGACGACTCGTTGCGTCTGGACACGTTGCTGTTCGGTCCGCAGCCGCAGTGCGCCACGGACGGCGGCAATTTTCGGGCCGCGCTCGCCGAACTGGCCGGCGAGCAGACGAGTCTGCCCGGCGACACCGGCGAGTTCGAGCATTTTCTGTCTTCGGTTTCCGAGGATTACGTGGAAAAGTTCGATCCGCAACGGGCCGTCCGCCACTTCAACACCTGCGGCTGCCTGATCGGCAGGGAGCGGGTTCAGGTCATGCTGGAAAAGGACGTGCACCCGGGATTCGACAGGATCAGCGTGGCCATGGCCAATCCGCCGCGAAGGGCGCTTCTGCTGCGCATCATCAAGGTGCTGGCCTGGGAGAGCATTCCCGTGGATCGCGCCTATGCCGACGAGTTCGAGCTGGACGGAAACACCGTGGCCATCATGAGCTTCTATCTGAACCGGGAGCGGATCGACATGGACCCGCAATCCGAAAGGTGGCTCAGGCTCGAACGTCAGCTCAAGCTCGTCAAATGGTTCGCGTTTCACGGCCTTGAAGCCCTTGCTTCGGAAAACGGCTGGGAACTCGGCAAGGTCATGCTCATGCAGGCGGCGTCCGAGTTCGTGCATCAGTTCCTGATGCGCAAGAACATCCATGCCTACACGTCGAGCCGCATCGTCTACACCATCCTCAAGCATCGCGAGCTGGCGGAAAAACTGTTCGGCTACTTCGACGCCCGGTTCAATCCGGAGATAGCCGGGGATCGGAAGGCCCTGATGCTCGAGCGCAGGAATGCGGTCCGGCAGGCTCTGCGCAATGTCGGGGATCAGGTTGCGCGGGACATTCTCACCTATGTCTACAAGTTCTTCCGCTATACATTGCGGACCAACTATTACCTGCCGGAAAAGGCGGGGTTGAGCTTTCGGCTGGACCCGCTGATTCTTGCGCCCATGCCCAGAGAGGAGCGCCCTTACGGCATCTACTGTTTTCACGGTCCCTACAGCTTCGGCTTCCATGTCCGGTATCGCGATACGGCGCGCGGGGGCGTGCGTGTGGTCCGCACCTGGAGCCAGGAGCAGTTCGAGCTGGAGTCCAATCGGCTCTTCGACGAGGTTACCAAACTGGCGAGCGCCCAGCAGATCAAGAACAAGGACATTCCCGAGGGCGGTTCCAAGGCCGTGATCCTGCTTGGTCCGGACGGGGACATCGATCTGGCCGTCAAGAGCATGGTGGATTCCTTTCTGGACCTCATTGCCGTGCCCGAGGATGCCGAGGGCTTTGTGCAGCCCGGCGTGGTGGACTATCTGAATCGGGAGGAAATCATTTTCCTCGGCCCGGACGAGAACATCACTCCCGCGCATATCCAGTGGATGGCGGACCGTGCCGAGCGGCGCGGATACAAGTGGCCGTCCGCGTTCATGAGTTCCAAGCCGGGCGCGGGCATCGCGCACAAGCAGTACGGCGTGACCAGCGAAGGCGTGGTCGTGTTTGCGGACGAGGTGCTCAAGACCCTGGGCATCGACCCGAAGCGCGATCCGTTCACGGTCAAGATCACGGGCGGACCCGCCGGAGACGTGGCATCCAACGTGGTCAGGATTCTGTTCCGCGAATACGGCGACAACGCACGCATCGTTGCCATGACCGACGGGCATGGCGCGATTTTCGATCCGGACGGTCTGGACCGGCGCGAACTCCTGCGGCTCATGGACAAGTCGCTCAAGACCGCGGACTTCGATCCGGCTCGGCTCAAGAGCGACAGTGCGTTCGTGGTCTCCACCAACGACCCGGACGGTGTGCGCATCCGCAACGAGCTGCACAACATCGTCGTGGCCGATCTGTTCATTCCTTCCGGCGGCAGGCCGGATACCATCAATGCCTCGAACTGGAAGGAATTCCTGCAACGCGACGGCACGCCGTCGGCCCGAGGCATCATCGAGGGCGCGAACATCTTCATTTCGCCGGATGCGCGCCTGCATCTGGAAAAGGCGGGGGTGCTTGCCGTGCCCGGTCCTTCGGCCAACAAGACCGGCGTGATCTGCTCCTCCTACGAGATTCTGGCCGGACTCGTGATTTCCGAGGAGGAGTTCATCGGCATCAAGGACGAGTACGTGGCCCAGTTGCTGGACATTCTGCGGCTGAGGGCGCGTTCCGAGGCCCGGACCCTGATGCGGGAATACAAGCTGGCTGGCGGTCGCAAGAGTCTGATCGGGCTTGCCTTCCAGATTTCCCGGTCGATCATCTCTCTTGCGGACAGGATTGCCGTGATTCTGGACAAGGGGCTGGAAAAGGTGGCGGACGATCCCCGGCTGTGCAACGAACTCTTTGCCTATTGCCCGGCCGTGCTGGTGGAAAAGTATGGAGAGCGTCTGGTGAACGACCTGCCGCGCAAGCATCAGCTTGCCTTGCTGGCCTCGTTCATTTCTGCCAAGATGGTCTATCAGGAAGGAATAGGCTGGGCCGAGAATCTGACGAATGTGCGTGACGTTCGCGACGTACTGTTCAGCTATCTCGAAGAGGAGGATCGCGTCGGTGCGCTGGTCGAGGAAATCCGGAAGGCCGGACTGGCCGACGAGGACGTGATTGCGGAAATTCTGGAAAGTTCCGGACGCAAGCATCTGACTCTGGCCCGCCTCGGACTCGCATAA
- a CDS encoding ABC transporter ATP-binding protein → MLAVRNVTKAYATGRTVIEDLSFDLGPDQTLAVVGPSGCGKTTLLYMLCGLSRPDAGSIALAGGPVDGTAGDISIILQDYGLLPWKNIAENVALGLKILGVPRKERMARAIEQLEELGMAGRGKDYPAMLSGGEQQRVAIARAFVTRPRLMLLDEPFSSLDALTRERLQKTMLDVWSRRRVPYVLVTHSLEEAAVLGRRILVLSRRPARRVAMFENPGFGDPDIRDTEACFKLLRDLRHTVEELW, encoded by the coding sequence ATGCTGGCTGTCAGGAATGTGACCAAGGCGTACGCCACGGGGCGTACCGTGATCGAGGATTTGTCCTTCGACCTCGGACCGGACCAGACTCTGGCCGTGGTCGGACCGTCCGGCTGCGGCAAGACGACTCTGCTCTACATGCTGTGCGGGCTGTCCCGTCCCGATGCCGGAAGCATTGCCCTTGCCGGTGGTCCCGTTGACGGAACTGCCGGAGATATTTCCATCATTTTGCAGGACTATGGTCTGCTGCCGTGGAAGAACATCGCGGAAAACGTGGCTCTGGGACTCAAGATTCTGGGCGTGCCGCGCAAGGAGCGCATGGCGCGTGCCATCGAGCAGCTTGAGGAACTGGGCATGGCCGGGCGCGGCAAAGATTATCCCGCCATGCTGTCCGGCGGCGAACAGCAGCGGGTGGCCATTGCCCGGGCTTTCGTGACCCGGCCCCGGCTCATGCTGCTTGACGAGCCGTTTTCCTCGCTGGACGCGCTCACTCGCGAACGGCTCCAGAAGACCATGCTCGACGTGTGGTCCCGGCGCAGGGTGCCGTACGTGCTTGTCACGCACAGTCTTGAGGAGGCCGCTGTCCTTGGCCGCCGCATTCTGGTGCTGTCCCGCAGACCGGCCCGGCGTGTGGCCATGTTCGAGAATCCGGGGTTCGGCGACCCGGACATCCGCGACACCGAAGCGTGTTTCAAGTTGCTGCGCGACTTGCGGCATACCGTGGAGGAGTTGTGGTGA
- a CDS encoding SO_0444 family Cu/Zn efflux transporter has product MEMIYLVVSESWHVLVDAAPYVLFGFFVAGLLKAFVPDSFMSRHLGDSTVGSVAKAAVIGVPLPLCSCGVLPAALGLRRQGASKGATTAFMISTPETGVDSIAVTYALIDPIMTVIRPVAASVTALVAGVLVNLFPEREPEPIPLQHLSESHDHSGCGCSGGCSRGLAELEVPLSPWRRFLGGMQYAFGEMVQDIGRWLLVGVVLAGIISAVIPENLVGEYLGGGFLSYAAMLVVALPLYVCATASTPIAASLLLKGVSPGAALVFLLAGPATNGATITVMLKTLGKRAAGLYLLSIVICSLALAWATDRLYAHLGLDIRAVVAEAGETLPEWLGVASAVLLLGLIGWGMVGRRHH; this is encoded by the coding sequence ATGGAAATGATATACCTTGTTGTTTCGGAGTCGTGGCATGTGCTTGTGGATGCCGCTCCATATGTTCTCTTCGGCTTTTTCGTGGCCGGACTGCTCAAGGCGTTCGTACCCGACTCGTTCATGAGTCGACATCTTGGCGACAGCACTGTCGGGTCGGTTGCCAAGGCTGCGGTCATTGGCGTGCCGCTACCTCTGTGCTCCTGCGGCGTGTTGCCCGCAGCCCTCGGGTTGCGGCGGCAGGGTGCGAGCAAGGGGGCCACGACAGCCTTCATGATTTCCACACCCGAAACCGGGGTGGATTCCATTGCCGTGACCTATGCGCTGATAGATCCGATCATGACCGTGATTCGGCCCGTGGCCGCATCGGTGACCGCGCTTGTCGCGGGAGTGCTCGTGAATCTTTTTCCGGAAAGGGAGCCTGAACCGATTCCCCTGCAACATCTTTCCGAGTCGCATGACCATTCCGGGTGCGGATGCAGCGGGGGATGCAGTCGCGGACTCGCTGAGTTGGAGGTACCTCTTTCTCCATGGCGACGTTTTCTGGGCGGCATGCAGTATGCGTTCGGGGAAATGGTGCAGGACATCGGACGTTGGCTGCTGGTCGGCGTGGTGCTGGCCGGAATCATTTCTGCGGTCATTCCGGAAAATCTGGTCGGGGAGTATCTGGGGGGCGGATTCCTGTCCTACGCGGCCATGCTGGTGGTGGCGCTGCCGTTGTATGTGTGCGCCACGGCCTCCACGCCCATTGCCGCCTCTCTGTTGCTCAAGGGGGTTTCTCCCGGAGCCGCGCTCGTGTTTCTGCTGGCCGGACCCGCCACCAACGGCGCGACCATTACCGTAATGCTCAAGACGTTGGGCAAGCGCGCTGCCGGGCTGTATCTGCTGTCCATCGTGATCTGTTCGCTGGCACTGGCCTGGGCCACGGATCGGCTTTACGCCCATCTCGGGCTGGACATCCGGGCCGTGGTGGCCGAGGCCGGGGAGACCCTGCCCGAATGGCTGGGCGTGGCTAGTGCCGTCCTGCTGCTTGGCCTCATAGGCTGGGGAATGGTGGGCAGACGGCACCACTGA
- a CDS encoding ArsR/SmtB family transcription factor: MSNMACNETEKHAVNVAVVKDQMLSERNFLFLAELFKALGDYTRVRILFALSQSELCVCALAEVLEMSQSAISHQLRLLRAAKLVRYRKEGKNVFYALDDEHVRNLLTQGYDHILEEG; this comes from the coding sequence ATGTCGAATATGGCTTGCAATGAAACGGAAAAGCACGCGGTCAATGTGGCCGTGGTCAAGGACCAGATGCTTTCGGAAAGAAATTTCCTGTTTCTGGCCGAATTGTTCAAGGCGCTCGGAGACTATACACGCGTGCGCATCCTGTTTGCCCTGTCCCAGAGTGAACTGTGCGTATGCGCGCTGGCCGAGGTCCTTGAAATGTCCCAGTCCGCGATATCCCACCAGCTTCGGCTGCTCAGGGCGGCCAAGCTCGTGAGGTACCGCAAGGAAGGAAAAAACGTGTTTTATGCTTTGGATGACGAGCATGTGCGCAATCTGTTGACGCAGGGATATGACCACATTCTTGAGGAGGGGTGA
- the ybeY gene encoding rRNA maturation RNase YbeY, which yields MERAYRVLRETWIDPEFPLSRNELPMVLDAILEMLDLEETAFTLKLVDDREIARLNREFLGCTGPTNILSFPADPDGEEESLGELALSVDTLARETRLYEQEPVVHLARLLAHGLLHLAGYDHGDEMYALTDAAVDRVLLEFAD from the coding sequence ATGGAACGTGCCTATCGAGTGCTGCGGGAAACCTGGATCGACCCGGAGTTTCCCCTGTCCCGCAACGAACTGCCCATGGTGCTGGATGCGATTCTGGAGATGCTGGATCTGGAGGAGACCGCCTTCACCCTCAAGCTGGTCGACGACCGGGAAATAGCCCGGTTGAATCGCGAATTTCTGGGCTGCACCGGTCCGACCAACATTCTCAGTTTCCCTGCCGATCCGGATGGGGAAGAGGAGTCCCTCGGGGAACTGGCTCTTTCCGTGGATACGCTGGCCCGTGAAACCAGATTGTACGAGCAGGAGCCGGTTGTCCATCTTGCCCGGCTGCTGGCGCACGGCCTGCTGCATCTTGCCGGGTACGATCACGGAGACGAGATGTATGCGCTTACGGATGCGGCCGTGGATCGCGTCCTGCTGGAATTTGCCGACTGA